Proteins encoded in a region of the Diospyros lotus cultivar Yz01 chromosome 9, ASM1463336v1, whole genome shotgun sequence genome:
- the LOC127809406 gene encoding uncharacterized protein LOC127809406 translates to MATRRQPSRAAGGNPVPKPSQQNPPRSPPGRARSPEGPPPPPDRIALLEGQRPGPDDGEAAESLDLSFVQQRQERRLRQLEEEMAALKPRTGEAQGPRINQPLGPEIMAAIPPERLRIPAIKPYAGTSDPMDHLDLFTSHMMVQDASNAMWCRVFLATLEGHARAWYSNLAHHSIVSFAQLRSSFLAHFAPLRRHRRSTMALVSMKQNQGEPLKDFVSRFNMEALSIENFDHNVAMVAFQNALRPGPFAQSLAKTPPSAFTDILGRATKYINAEEAGFTPLNALRAEILATIEGKDYLKKPRPMKAPSDKRNRSKYCRFHRDHGHDTEECHQLKEEIQELINRGFLRSYVAKTGDSQGRKDRRSRSRSPPKRDRMEDRNRAQRERSQRREDDHPQPSIFHTLAAGEVLVMKDEKSNATRLKRLRNVDPISFSDSDLPGYPTRNDPLVITAELGKWELRRILVDPGSSSEILYRQAFLGMGYEMTQLRAARVPLVGFDGEAVYSEGIIQLPLTVGRGSRTSRVMLDILVADVPSAYNMILGRSGLNALRAIPNTHYL, encoded by the exons ATGGCAACCAGAAGACAGCCGTCTAGGGCCGCGGGGGGCAACCCCGTTCCAAAACCGAGTCAGCAGAACCCTCCCCGAAGCCCGCCGGGGAGGGCTCGGAGTCCGGAGGGCCCTCCGCCTCCTCCTGATCGAATAGCACTTCTGGAGGGTCAA AGGCCAGGGCCAGATGACGGCGAGGCGGCCGAGTCTCTTGACTTGTCGTTTGTGCAGCAACGGCAAGAAAGAAGATTGCGGCagttggaggaggagatggccgcCCTAAAGCCAAGGACCGGAGAGGCTCAGGGACCAAGGATAAATCAGCCCCTTGGCCCAGAGATCATGGCGGCCATACCACCAGAACGTCTCCGTATCCCGGCCATTAAGCCCTACGCAGGGACCTCCGACCCGATGGATCACCTGGATCTCTTTACCTCGCATATGATGGTACAGGACGCCTCAAACGCGATGTGGTGTAGAGTTTTCTTGGCCACTCTGGAGGGGCACGCACGGGCGTGGTACTCAAACCTGGCTCATCACTCCATCGTAAGTTTTGCGCAACTCCGGAGCAGCTTTCTGGCGCACTTTGCACCTCTCCGAAGACACCGAAGGTCCACCATGGCCTTGGTGAGTATGAAGCAAAACCAAGGAGAGCCCTTGAAGGATTTCGTTTCACGATTTAATATGGAAGCCCTGAGCATTGAGAACTTTGACCACAATGttgctatggtggcattccagaacgCCCTGAGGCCCGGCCCTTTCGCCCAATCATTAGCCAAAACGCCTCCGAGCGCGTTCACGGACATATTGGGCCGAGCcacgaagtacataaatgccgaggag GCGGGTTTCACTCCTCTGAACGCCCTGAGGGCAGAAATCCTGGCTACTATTGAGGGAAAAGATTATTTGAAAAAGCCTCGACCGATGAAGGCACCATCTGACAAAAGGAACAGAAGTAAATATTGCCGATTCCACCGAGATCATGGTCATGACACGGAGGAGTGTCAccaattaaaggaggagattcAGGAACTTATCAATCGGGGTTTCCTGAGGAGCTACGTGGCAAAAACAGGTGATTCTCAGGGGAGAAAGGATCGACGGTCGCGATCGAGAAGCCCCCCCAAGAGAGACCGCATGGAGGATCGAAATCGGGCCCAGCGGGAGAGATCACAGCGAAGAGAAGATGATCATCCTCAGCCTTCGATATTCCACACACTCGCAGCAGGGGAGGTCCTAGTCATGAAGGACGAAAAAAGTAATGCGACCCGGCTGAAAAGATTGAGGAACgtggatccaatctctttttcagatagcGACCTCCCGGGGTACCCGACTCGAAATGACCCACTGGTGATAACAGCTGAACTCGGGAAGTGGGAACTTCGGCGGATCCTTGTGGATCCAGGAAGCTCTTCAGAAATCTTGTATCGgcaagccttcttaggcatggggtaTGAAATGACACAGTTAAGGGCAGCGAGGGtccctttggtgggatttgatggtgaaGCCGTATATTCAGAAGGGATTATTCAACTCCCGTTGACGGTAGGGAGAGGTTCCCGAACTTCTCGTGTTATGCTAGATATCCTGGTAGCAGACGTGCCTTCGGCTTACAACATGATTCTGGGAAGATCGGGTCTCAATGCCCTTCGAGCCATCCCAAACACACATTATCTCTGA